In the Oncorhynchus gorbuscha isolate QuinsamMale2020 ecotype Even-year unplaced genomic scaffold, OgorEven_v1.0 Un_scaffold_1302, whole genome shotgun sequence genome, one interval contains:
- the LOC124022123 gene encoding cyclic nucleotide-binding domain-containing protein 2-like, with protein sequence METGEKVEKAAAKEAKTDLKDVSSAVLHFQQAAEMLFSSPVQAAPCRGKLGFKWAVRSVILMTRFCRYFISRSNYRQFMEFNFRETITNQPAGGTGKSLVFDLNHFKVKEDRIPVLLVEIMRKCPEERSESEVLLVHNMLSSVSMFRRYSGTLQLLLARVVRYQRLERRRVVIKKGHWGHSFYFVFSGLLAVTKDTDGSSAFVDKEPILIKKGMSFGDVALIKTLRRNATVVCMEETELMVVDKEDFFANKMDVELKREFDYRFSFFRSLQLVSSWSYSLIEQMADHSKAEQFRYGHVVVKDTNDMGNIIFIGKGQCDVLRVVDLTSCSTYQRLLKQYADSVSRGTCLPTHGFKGELTNQPGSVIKHKVLLNNPPRPPRGLPADLPTSACFLIDTLHQSGTFGLNQYLMPSKQRDCRRFTLVSQSVEILRVEKTRFDKLVDNTTMKKLEALQKTYPSDDELCTVFLEHSRWKDYKHSVIQDLFPDRVAPIRSPKTQKQQGHCGPSQALQQTRHVVNRLKQTKQRVEPNKK encoded by the exons ATGGAGACGGGAGAGAAAGTGGAGAAAG CAGCTGCGAAGGAGGCCAAGACGGACCTCAAGGATGTG tCATCGGCGGTTTTACATTTCCAGCAGGCAGCGGAGATGTTATTTTCGTCCCCGGTGCAGGCTGCTCCATGCCGGGGCAAGCTGGGCTTTAAGTGGGCGGTGCGCAGCGTCATCCTGATGACTCGCTTCTGCCGCTACTTCATATCCCGTTCCAACTATCGCCAATTCATGGAGTTCAACTTCCGGGAGACCATCACCAACCAGCCGGCCGGTGGAAcg GGTAAAAGTCTGGTGTTTGACCTGAACCACTTCAAAGTGAAAGAG GACCGGATCCCTGTCCTGCTGGTGGAGATTATGCGGAAGTGCCCAGAGGAGCGTTCTGAGTCGGAGGTGTTGCTGGTTCACAACATGCTGAGCTCTGTGAGCATGTTCCGTCGCTACAGTGGAACCTTGCAACTCCTTCTGGCCAGGGTGGTTCGCtatcagag GTTGGAGCGTCGCAGAGTGGTCATTAAGAAGGGCCATTGGGGACACAGCTTCTACTTTGTGTTCTCTGGGCTCCTGGCCGTCACCAAGGACACTGACGGTAGCAGTGCCTTCGTGGATAAGGAGCCCATCCTCATCAAGAAGGGCATGAGCTTCGGG GATGTGGCCTTGATCAAAACGCTGAGGAGGAATGCCACTGTGGTGTGCATGGAGGAGACGGAACTCATGGTGGTCGACAAGGAAGACTTCTTCGCTAACAAGATGGACGTGGAGCTCAAGAGGGAGTTTGACTATCGCTTCAGCTTCTTCCG GTCACTCCAGCTAGTGTCCTCCTGGTCATACTCTCTCATTGAACAGATGGCTGACCATTCCAAGGCCGAGCAATTTCGATACGGCCACGTGGTCGTCAAGGACACCAACGACATGGGCAACATCATTTTCATTGGCAAG GGCCAATGTGACGTGTTGAGAGTGGTGGACCTTACCTCCTGCAGTACCTACCAACGCCTCCTAAAACAGTATGCAGACTCAG taAGCAGAGGTACATGTTTGCCAACACATGGATTCAAAGGCGAGCTGACAAACCAACCAGGAAG tgtcATAAAACACAAAGTCCTCCTCAATAATCCTCCACGTCCTCCCAGAGGACTTCCTGCAGACCTGCCCACCAGCGCCTGTTTTCTGATCGACACCCTTCATCAGAGCGGCACATTT GGTCTGAACCAGTACCTGATGCCGTCGAAGCAGAGAGACTGTCGCAGGTTCACTCTGGTCAGCCAGAGCGTGGAGATCCTGCGGGTGGAGAAGACTCGATTTGACAAGCTGGTGGACAACACCACCATGAAGAAGCTGGAGGCCCTGCAGAAAACCTACCCAAG CGACGACGAGCTGTGCACTGTGTTCCTGGAACACAGCCGCTGGAAGGACTACAAACACAGTGTGATACAGGACCTGTTCCCCGACCGGGTCGCCCCAATCAGAAGCCCCAAAACCCAGAAGCAGCAGGGCCACTGTGGCCCCAGCCAGGCCCTTCAGCAGACCAGACACGTGGTCAACAGGCTCAAACAGACAAAGCAGAGGGTAGAGCCAAACAAAAAATAA